In one Brevibacillus choshinensis genomic region, the following are encoded:
- a CDS encoding DUF1450 domain-containing protein, whose product MKPLVEFCASNVSSYTQSVVDALENDPELDVDVLEYGCLGYCGECYMQPFALVNGNLVQAETAEELLTKIKNKLREEDEMMNLDFPL is encoded by the coding sequence ATGAAGCCTTTAGTAGAATTTTGTGCGAGCAACGTTTCTTCCTATACCCAATCCGTCGTAGATGCGCTGGAAAACGATCCGGAGCTGGACGTCGATGTACTGGAGTATGGCTGTTTGGGTTATTGCGGCGAATGTTATATGCAGCCGTTTGCGTTGGTCAATGGCAATCTGGTGCAAGCCGAGACCGCCGAAGAGCTGTTAACGAAGATCAAGAACAAGCTGCGTGAGGAAGACGAAATGATGAACTTGGACTTTCCTCTGTAA
- the cysK gene encoding cysteine synthase A, translating into MNVFGNVKELIGNTPIVEITQFDLPEGVRLFAKLEYFNPGGSVKDRLGMELIRAAEENGQLKPGGTIIEPTAGNTGIGVALAAVGTGYKVIFCVPEKFSEEKQELMRALGAEVVNTPTEQGIKGAIAKAQELAASIPGSFVPQQFANPANPDAHYKTTGPEIWKQMDGAVNVFVAGAGSGGTFMGVARYLKEQNPSVKTVIVEPEGSIVNGGEPGPHKTEGIGMEFLPPFMDTSYFDAIHTIMDTEAFDLVKQLAAKEGMLVGSSAGAAMAAALREAKEAAPGTNIVILFADSSERYLSKKIYQGGI; encoded by the coding sequence GTGAATGTATTTGGCAATGTAAAAGAATTGATTGGCAACACGCCCATCGTAGAAATTACACAATTTGATTTGCCAGAGGGTGTCCGCTTGTTTGCCAAGCTGGAGTACTTCAATCCAGGCGGCAGCGTCAAGGACAGATTGGGCATGGAATTGATCCGCGCAGCAGAGGAAAACGGACAGCTGAAACCAGGCGGGACTATCATCGAACCAACGGCTGGGAATACAGGAATCGGAGTTGCGTTGGCCGCTGTAGGAACAGGTTATAAAGTAATTTTTTGCGTGCCTGAAAAGTTCTCTGAGGAAAAACAGGAGCTGATGCGCGCCCTCGGGGCAGAAGTGGTCAATACGCCGACGGAGCAAGGCATCAAGGGAGCGATCGCGAAGGCACAGGAATTGGCAGCTTCGATCCCAGGCTCTTTTGTACCGCAGCAGTTTGCAAATCCTGCAAATCCAGACGCTCATTACAAGACCACAGGGCCTGAAATCTGGAAACAGATGGATGGTGCGGTGAACGTTTTTGTTGCTGGTGCAGGCTCCGGCGGAACGTTCATGGGGGTCGCCCGCTATTTGAAAGAACAAAATCCTTCGGTCAAGACCGTGATTGTGGAGCCAGAAGGGTCGATCGTGAATGGCGGAGAACCTGGTCCGCACAAAACAGAAGGAATTGGCATGGAGTTTTTGCCGCCTTTCATGGACACGAGCTATTTCGACGCGATTCACACGATTATGGATACAGAAGCATTCGATCTGGTGAAGCAGCTGGCTGCCAAGGAAGGGATGCTGGTGGGAAGCTCCGCCGGTGCAGCGATGGCAGCAGCCCTGCGTGAAGCCAAGGAAGCCGCTCCAGGAACCAACATCGTCATCCTGTTTGCAGACAGCAGCGAGCGCTATCTCAGCAAAAAAATCTATCAGGGAGGAATCTAA
- a CDS encoding NAD(P)/FAD-dependent oxidoreductase has product MKRLVILGGGYGGLRIIERVLSPELPDDVFITLVDRMPFHGLKTEYYALAAGTTPESHLRVTFPNDPRLTIKYGEISGLDMDEQVVNFSNGDTISYDWLVIGLGCEDRYHDIPGAEQYTCSIQSMGATRSTYSAINNVNPYGTVTVVGGGLSGVEMAAELRESRPDLNVRIVDRGQSILSPFPKKLQEYASQWFIEHEVQLVSMACVTGIEPGVVYNHNQPVESDVIVWTAGIQANRIVRSLPIETDNIGRAKLNQYHQIPSHPNVYVVGDCASTIIAPSAQTAEIQGEQIAMMLKKDIKGEDYPTSLPALKHKGFLGSLGKKEGFASMGKVSLVGQMARVIKSGQLWMYKKHMG; this is encoded by the coding sequence ATGAAACGACTTGTGATCCTTGGTGGAGGATACGGGGGTCTTCGTATTATTGAGCGAGTCCTGTCCCCTGAATTACCAGACGACGTGTTTATTACCCTCGTAGACAGGATGCCGTTTCACGGCTTGAAAACAGAGTACTATGCTCTGGCTGCAGGGACAACACCGGAATCTCACTTGCGAGTCACTTTTCCCAATGATCCTCGCCTGACGATCAAATACGGGGAAATTTCCGGATTGGATATGGACGAGCAGGTAGTTAATTTTTCCAATGGGGACACCATTTCCTACGACTGGCTCGTAATTGGCTTGGGCTGTGAGGACCGTTACCACGATATCCCTGGTGCTGAGCAGTATACTTGCTCGATTCAATCCATGGGAGCGACCCGCAGCACTTATTCGGCCATTAATAATGTGAATCCGTACGGTACAGTTACTGTTGTGGGTGGAGGACTGAGTGGCGTAGAAATGGCTGCTGAGTTGCGTGAGAGTCGCCCAGACCTGAACGTACGCATTGTAGACCGCGGGCAAAGTATTCTAAGCCCATTCCCGAAAAAACTGCAGGAGTATGCTTCTCAATGGTTCATCGAGCATGAAGTACAGCTCGTCTCCATGGCTTGTGTAACCGGTATCGAGCCTGGTGTTGTGTACAACCACAACCAACCTGTGGAGAGCGATGTGATCGTATGGACGGCCGGTATCCAAGCGAACCGGATTGTGCGCTCACTACCGATCGAGACAGACAACATTGGACGCGCCAAATTGAATCAGTATCATCAAATCCCATCCCATCCGAACGTCTACGTCGTGGGTGACTGTGCGAGCACCATTATCGCACCAAGCGCTCAAACGGCTGAGATACAGGGCGAACAAATTGCCATGATGCTGAAGAAGGATATTAAAGGAGAGGACTATCCAACCTCCTTGCCAGCTCTCAAGCACAAAGGCTTCCTCGGTTCCCTCGGCAAAAAAGAAGGCTTTGCTAGCATGGGGAAAGTATCTCTGGTTGGTCAAATGGCTCGCGTCATCAAGAGCGGTCAGCTGTGGATGTACAAAAAGCATATGGGATAG
- a CDS encoding YuzD family protein encodes MSVEIKVFGTEQLCASCVNLPSAKETAEWLQAALSRKYGSDSIRILYSDFQQSQTDDDKNWAERIVEEDLWYPLVVISGEIVGEGNPKLKDIYAKLESMGLRPLADLVDSES; translated from the coding sequence ATGAGCGTAGAAATCAAGGTGTTTGGGACTGAGCAATTGTGCGCGAGCTGCGTCAATCTGCCGTCTGCCAAGGAAACAGCTGAATGGCTGCAAGCAGCGCTCTCCCGCAAATATGGAAGCGACAGTATCCGCATCCTGTACAGTGACTTTCAACAGTCTCAGACAGACGATGACAAAAACTGGGCGGAACGGATTGTTGAGGAAGATCTATGGTATCCACTTGTCGTAATTTCCGGGGAAATTGTCGGTGAGGGAAATCCGAAGCTCAAAGACATTTACGCCAAGCTGGAAAGCATGGGATTGAGGCCATTGGCTGATCTCGTGGACAGCGAATCGTAA
- a CDS encoding NifU family protein — MDIMDQVQEVLDKLRPYLQRDGGDVQLVDVEEGIVKLRLMGACGSCPSSTITLKAGIERALVEEIPGIKEVQQVF; from the coding sequence ATGGATATAATGGATCAAGTACAAGAAGTTCTCGATAAACTGCGTCCGTACCTGCAACGTGACGGTGGCGACGTACAACTCGTTGATGTGGAAGAAGGTATTGTGAAGCTGCGTCTGATGGGTGCATGCGGAAGCTGCCCTTCCTCTACCATCACCCTGAAAGCGGGTATCGAGCGCGCCCTGGTCGAAGAAATTCCAGGCATCAAAGAAGTACAACAAGTATTCTAA
- a CDS encoding bifunctional cystathionine gamma-lyase/homocysteine desulfhydrase yields the protein MRIKTRLIHGGIEGDPHTGAVSVPIYQVSTYKQEAIGKHKGFEYSRTGNPTRHALETYIAELEGGARGFAFGSGMAALSTILSLFNKGDHLVVGDDVYGGTYRVITRVFSRLGLEATYVDTNDLQAVEAAVRPETKAIIMETPTNPLLKVNDISALSGIAKAKGLLLVVDNTFMTPYWQNPLDLGADIVFHSATKYLGGHSDVVAGLVVAKDEQLGEDLHFVQNAIGGILGPQDSWLLLRGMKTLGVRMEEHEQNARTLAKWLAERSDIERVIYPGLSSHPGHELIQKQARGFGGMISFDVGSAERADQVLSKVKLYTLAESLGAVESLISVPARMTHASIPVERRAELGITEGLVRISVGIEDVEDLIEDLEQALS from the coding sequence ATGCGTATCAAGACGCGTTTGATCCATGGCGGTATCGAGGGAGATCCACACACAGGAGCTGTATCTGTTCCGATTTATCAAGTGAGCACCTACAAACAGGAAGCGATCGGCAAGCACAAAGGATTTGAGTATTCCCGTACAGGTAATCCGACTCGCCATGCTCTGGAGACGTACATCGCTGAGCTCGAAGGTGGCGCTCGTGGCTTTGCATTTGGATCCGGTATGGCAGCACTGTCCACGATCCTTTCGCTGTTCAACAAAGGGGATCATCTCGTAGTGGGTGACGACGTTTACGGCGGTACGTACCGTGTCATTACCCGCGTATTTTCTCGTCTCGGTCTGGAAGCTACGTACGTAGATACCAATGATTTGCAAGCTGTCGAGGCAGCCGTGCGCCCCGAAACGAAGGCAATCATTATGGAAACTCCGACTAATCCGCTCTTAAAAGTAAATGATATCAGCGCATTGTCTGGCATTGCAAAAGCAAAGGGCTTGCTCTTGGTAGTCGACAATACGTTTATGACTCCGTATTGGCAAAACCCGCTCGATCTGGGGGCCGACATCGTGTTCCATAGTGCGACCAAATATCTGGGCGGACATAGTGACGTCGTGGCAGGCTTGGTTGTTGCCAAAGATGAACAGCTGGGCGAAGATCTGCATTTCGTGCAAAATGCAATCGGAGGCATTCTCGGTCCACAAGACTCCTGGCTTTTGCTGCGCGGTATGAAAACACTGGGTGTCCGTATGGAAGAGCATGAGCAAAATGCGCGCACTCTCGCGAAATGGCTCGCAGAACGCAGCGACATCGAGCGTGTTATCTACCCTGGTTTGTCCAGCCATCCAGGTCACGAGCTGATTCAAAAACAAGCTCGCGGCTTTGGCGGTATGATTTCCTTTGATGTTGGAAGCGCAGAGCGTGCAGACCAAGTACTGTCCAAAGTGAAGCTCTACACACTGGCGGAATCTCTGGGGGCCGTCGAAAGTCTGATCAGCGTACCAGCACGCATGACTCATGCTTCCATTCCGGTTGAGCGTCGCGCTGAGCTGGGCATTACGGAGGGCTTGGTACGCATTTCCGTAGGTATTGAGGATGTAGAAGATTTGATCGAGGATCTGGAACAAGCACTCTCCTAA